The nucleotide window CAAGAAGTGCTTCATCCTCCTCATTTCTCCTCTCTCTTCCATCAATATCTTTATTGAAATCTAGCCCCAAACCAACAAGGTTTTCATGACTCTTAAGCGGTGATGCTTTAACCTCCTCTACATCTGATACATTTCCTAACCTTTTTATTCTCAACTCTCCAAAGAGATTAAGGTATTTCAAACCTTCAAGACTACATGCTTTCTCATCATTACTACCACTTACCACGAAATACCTTAAGGTTCGGAGATTACTCAATCTTTGAATTCCTTTTGGGATGTATTCTAATGACCAAGTCTCATCATTTTCTAGATGCCTtaggtttattaatttttccatCCCTTGAGGTAATTCTTCAAGTTGATGACAATGACTAATATCTAAAGTTTGCAAATTATATAATCCACATAATGCTTCGGGAAGTTTTCTCACATTTAAACTCCTTAAATTAAGGTATctcaaatgtatcaattttcCTACCTCTTTAGGAATCTCTTTAATCAAACTATTTAGCCGCCACTTTCCAGTTATACTTAATGCCCTTAAACATATCAATTCACCAAATAATTTTGGTAAGATATTAAGAGGCAATGAATGCCTAGAATCTTCATTATTATATAAGAAGCTGTGCATCATTCTTAAACTAAACAGGGTATCAGGAAATAAACCTTCACTACAAATTGTTATCATCACGTGACAAACTTTCTCACAATTAAAAGAGCTTATGAGTGGCTCTTTAGAATCATCAACTTCTATGTGGACACATTCATTCTTATTTAAGAATTGAGCAAAGTCGTGCACTAAATCGTGCATCTTACATCCAATCacattattttcatcatcttttctaAACTCTTGAAATAATGATCGTGAAGCTAAATAGTCAAAATACTCTTCACCAACTATCTCCATTGccttgttttcttcttctttaacatATCCTTGAGCCATCCATAGtttaatcaatttatctttttctaATATACAATCCTTGGGAAAGATAGCACAATATACAAAAcatctttttattatacaaGGCAAATCATTATAACTCAATAATAGTGGTTGAAAAACTTCTTCCTTAATTTCTTTAAGTTTCCATGATTCACTATCTAAGACACGTTTCCACTCTTCCCAACCTTTTTTAAAGCGTAAAAAACTTCCCAATGTCTTTGCAGCTAGAGGTAAACCTTGACATTTGCTTGAAATATTTTTCCCAATCTCTTCTAATCTTTCACATTCCTCAAAAGGCCTACCAAAAAATGCTAATCGCTTAAACACCAACcaacattcatcatcattcaaCCCTTGAACATTGATAATATCCATCGAACCCATGATTTTTGCAACTGACTCCTTGCGTGTTgtaatcaaaattttacttcCATGGACACCATTCTTCAAACAACGATATAATGGTTCCCATTTTCTGAAATCCTCATTCCACACATCATCtaacaccaaaaaaaatttcattctttGGATTGATGTACTAATATGTTCATGAAGTGATTGcaattcatttaaattcaaaGTAGAACCTTCTAAAACCTCAATAATTGCTTTAGCAATCCTATATTCATCAAAAGGTTCGGATACACATACCcatattcttttatcaaaaCTATTAATCAACATATCATCATTATAAGCAAATTGAGCAAGAGTTGTTTTTCCAATACCTCCCATTCCTATAAGAGAGATGATAGGGAGGCGTTGTTCAGTGCTTGcacataatttatcttttaaaatgtttttacatACATTTTGACCACACATCTCCTCAGACACATCAACAAATGAAGTTGTTTGTACACGTTCTGACTTTTCAACCCTTGTGATAGCATTAAAACTATACCTCTCTTTTTGTTTCGTAATGAAATCTAGATTTTCATTTACTTCTTTTATCTTGATTGCAATGTCATTACGTAAACTAACTTGTTTGAATGAAAAGCAATATGAGGGAAAGAAGAAACACACCTTCTTAGGACCAGCAGCATCTTCAACCCCCTCTAGTTCTTGTTTTAGAATGGCGTAGTTCCACTCATCCAACACATCTTCAATGTCGTAGGAAGCCTGTTTGAGCTGATCTAACCAACGTCCTACAGCTGTCTCTGTCACTTGCCTTGCCTCTGCATCAACGAGCACAGCCTGAATAGCTTCAAGATTGCTACTCAGCTTTTTAACTTCTTTGTCAACACCAACAACAAGCCTCACCTTCTGTTGTATGCCTTCACCAACGACTGAAATCAACTGCTCTAAGACAGCGGAAACAAGTGCTTCAGCCATAGTCAGAGAATCAGGTAACCGTTCGTACAGATAAGAGAGctgaagaaaaatatgagtttgtaGATGTGGTTGTAATGAACTGTGAAATGCTGATAAATATCCTTTCAATTCTTCATAACAAGCCAGCCAATATAGTCAACGTGAAGAGGACAATTCTTAAAAGATTCCCCACCGACGTTGGGTGTACCAGTGTAAACTCAAAGAATTTATGTGAGACGATAATGGACATCAACTTGCCTTGTAATAAATTTATGAGATAGGATAGGCAACGCTACTTTCTGCACTGGGGCCATATGAAAAGTAAAAGTCGTGTATTGTTAGTCCAAACGGTGCAAAATGTCCTTCAAACATGGGACTGACACATATTTGTCTttatcaaacaaacaaacaattaacCAACGTCCTACAGCTGTCTCTGTCACTTGCCTTGCCTCTGCATCAACGAGCACAGCTTGAATAGCTTCAAGATTGCTACTCAGCTTTTTAACTTCTTTGTCAACACCAACAACTAGCCTCACCTTCTGTTGTATGCCTTCACCAACGACTGAAATCAACTGCTCTAAGACAGCGGAAACAAGTGCTTCAGCCATAGTCAGAATCAGGTAACCGTTCGTACAGATAAGAGAGctgaagaaaaatatgagtttgtaGATGTGGTTGTAATGAACTGTGAAATGCTGATAAATATCCTTTCAATTCTTCATAACAAGCCAGCCAATATAGTCAACGTGAAGAGGACAATTCTTAAAAGATTCCCCACCGCCGTTGGGTGTACCAGTGTAAACTCAAAGAATTTATGTGAGACGATAATGGACATCAACTTGCCTTGTAATAAATTTATGAGATAGGATAGGCAACGCTACTTTCTGCACTGGGGCCATATGAAAAGTAAAAGTCGTGTATTGTTAGTCCAAACGGTGCAAAATGTCCTTCAAACATGGGACTGACACATATTTGTCTttatcaaacaaacaaacaattaacCAACGTCCTACAGCTGTCTCTGTCACTTGCCTTGCCTCTGCATCAACGAGCACAGCTTGAATAGCTTCAAGATTGCTACTCAGCTTTTTAACTTCTTTGTCAACACCAACAACTAGCCTCACCTTCTGTTGTATGCCTTCACCAACGACTGAAATCAACTGCTCTAAGACAGCGGAAACAAGTGCTTCAGCCATAATCAGAGAATCAGGTAACCGTTTCTACAGATAAGAGAGCTGAAGAAAAATATGTGTTTGTAGATGTGGTTGTAATGAACTGTGAAATGCTGATAAATATCCTTTCAATTCTTCATAACAAACCAGCCGATATAGTCAACGTGAAGAGGACAATTCTTAAAAGATTCCCCACCGACGTTGTAAACTCAAAGAATTTATGTGACAGGATAATTGACATCAATTTGCCTAGTAATAAATTTATGAGATAGGATAGGCAACGCTACT belongs to Mangifera indica cultivar Alphonso chromosome 2, CATAS_Mindica_2.1, whole genome shotgun sequence and includes:
- the LOC123209182 gene encoding putative disease resistance protein RGA3, with protein sequence MAEALVSAVLEQLISVVGEGIQQKVRLVVGVDKEVKKLSSNLEAIQAVLVDAEARQVTETAVGRWLDQLKQASYDIEDVLDEWNYAILKQELEGVEDAAGPKKVCFFFPSYCFSFKQVSLRNDIAIKIKEVNENLDFITKQKERYSFNAITRVEKSERVQTTSFVDVSEEMCGQNVCKNILKDKLCASTEQRLPIISLIGMGGIGKTTLAQFAYNDDMLINSFDKRIWVCVSEPFDEYRIAKAIIEVLEGSTLNLNELQSLHEHISTSIQRMKFFLVLDDVWNEDFRKWEPLYRCLKNGVHGSKILITTRKESVAKIMGSMDIINVQGLNDDECWLVFKRLAFFGRPFEECERLEEIGKNISSKCQGLPLAAKTLGSFLRFKKGWEEWKRVLDSESWKLKEIKEEVFQPLLLSYNDLPCIIKRCFVYCAIFPKDCILEKDKLIKLWMAQGYVKEEENKAMEIVGEEYFDYLASRSLFQEFRKDDENNVIGCKMHDLVHDFAQFLNKNECVHIEVDDSKEPLISSFNCEKVCHVMITICSEGLFPDTLFSLRMMHSFLYNNEDSRHSLPLNILPKLFGELICLRALSITGKWRLNSLIKEIPKEVGKLIHLRYLNLRSLNVRKLPEALCGLYNLQTLDISHCHQLEELPQGMEKLINLRHLENDETWSLEYIPKGIQRLSNLRTLRYFVVSGSNDEKACSLEGLKYLNLFGELRIKRLGNVSDVEEVKASPLKSHENLVGLGLDFNKDIDGRERRNEEDEALLEILQPSLNLEKLKIVSYRGNTILPNWMMSLTKLRHLTLDGCSNCKHLPPLGELSSLEYLVISEMKSLKSVSNEFLRKENDGTSSSSVFFPKLKRIQFLLMFEWEEWDYGITRVGEEEDITIMPSLVFLLIYECPKLKALPKHLVRNTRLKKDISHCPRLVYPLRR